The genomic interval AAGGCAATTAACACAAGCAAGACCTCCATTAAATTAGCATGACAAACTTTCTTGGCAAACAAAATATCAAAACTATCTGACGTATAAAATGGTTGTCCTATCCATATACTAGTAGCATATCGGTATAATCGGAGGGATTCTATGAAGCTTTCATTTATTAAAGAGACGCCTTTGAAGGTACCCTACACCACCGCAAACGTAATTGGCATGCTAGTAAATCGACTTACAGCCATGCTTGAAGAAATGGCTGCTGCACGCCCCATCGTAGTTGTCTGCGTAGGCACGGACCGTTCAACAGGAGACTCTTTAGGACCGCTGATTGGAACCTCACTATCAAAATACCGCAGCCCTCATTTTTCACTATTTGGCACGCTTGAAAATCCGGTTCATGCTATGAATTTAGATGATACCCTTATCGAGATCAATCGGCGGTTCCACAAACCATTTGTGATTGGCATTGATGCCTGCCTTGGTCAAGTATCCAGCGTAGGCAGCATTCAAGTTGGTGTAGGCCCTGTGCGTCCTGGTGCTGGCGTCAACAAGGACCTTCCTCCTGTTGGCGACATTCATATTACTGGTATCGTTAATGTAGGCGGATTTATGGAGTATTTTGTGCTGCAAAACACTCGTCTGCATCTCGTTATGAAAATGGCCGACATTATTTCGCTCAGTTTATTTACTGCTATTGCGAACAATGCGCATATCACAACCAGCGTTCTTGAACAAACTGCAGCTTCGGATAATATTTAATAACAAATAAATTTCCTATTTTGCTTCCAAAATAGCTTTATGCTCTTCAGGGGTTAAAGGGTATACTGATTGGCCTTTTTCAAGAGGTTTTGCATAGACATAAGTATTCTCCCTGCTATGAATACCTGAGAATACGGCTCCATCTTTCTCATCATTGATAATTGCGATTGAAAAGCTGAGATCACTGCCCTGTTCAGCAAAAGCATTATAACGAATGACGCCTACTTTTCCTTTTTGCTTTGTTACAGTAGATTGCATCTCAATTAGCTGCGCCTTCAGCTCCGTATTCGCTTGCTGCTGCTCGGCAAGGCCTTGCTTCAATTCAACAATGACATCTTCCATATTCGTCACACCTGTATTCCCCATTACCGCTGTATATTGCTTTCTTAGCTTTTTCAGCCGTCCGCCTAAAACCGCTATCCAAATGAATAATACGATGGCAAATAACGCAATGCCCACCGTAACTGCATTCATCGGATTTGATGTCCAATCTTCCATCTTAGTTACTCCGCCCCCAGTTCAATGCTAAACGCCATATTGCTGTGCAATCTCTCTGATTGCACCTGTTAACGCATCAATTTCTTCATTCGTTGTAAATACACCGACACTTGCTCGTATAGCTCCTGTTTCCAATGTTCCTGCACATGCATGTGCGAGTGGAGTGCAATGAAATCCAGCTCGCACAGCAATTTGGTAATGCTGATCCAATATGAATGATAATTCAGAAGGATCAACGCCCTCTAGATTAAAAGCTACAATTCCAGTTCTCTGTTTGCCAAGCTCTGGTCCCAGTATTTTGACTCCCTTTACTGGTTCAAGGCCTTGCATTAATCTCTGAGTAAGCATCCATTCCTTAGTATGGATATTGTGCACCGTCTCATTCAGAACATACTGTACACCGGTTTTGAGCCCTGCCAAACCCGGTGTATTTTGTGTTCCCGCCTCATAACGATCTGGCCTCACTTGAGGCTGCTCTACTGCCTCAGATTGGCTTCCTGTCCCGCCATGCAGTAAAGGCACCAAATCAAGCTCAGGATCGATGTACAGCCCTCCTGTGCCTTGTGGGCCGAGCAACCCTTTGTGTCCCGGGAAAGCCAGCATATGAATGCCCATTGTTCTTACATCTATAGGTAAAATACCTGCACTTTGCGCGGCATCAACTAACAATTTTATTCCATGCTTTCTTGTTAGTTCAGCTATATCCGCTACAGGCATAATTGTTCCTAACAGGTTGGAACTATGATTAACAATAGCAAGTGTTGTGTTAGAACGAATAGCTGAGGCAACATCATCTATGTTAATATTTCCACGTTCATCCGATTCTACATATGTCACTTCAATACCGATTGTCTGTTCCAGATAATATAATGGTCTTCTTACTGAATTATGTTCTACTGAAGTTGCGATAACATGATCACCAGGCTTCAACCAACCTTTAATCGCCATGTTTAATGACATCGTCGTGTTAGAGGTGAATGCTATGTCATTCGGGTTTTTTATGTTAAACAGTTTAGCCAATTGTTTGCGCGTTTCAAATAATATTCGACTTGCTCGCACAGCCATAGCATGACTGCCTCTTCCCGGATTAGCAGCGTCATTTAACATAGCATTAACGACTGCTTCTGTTACTGCAGGCGGCTTAGGCCAAGAGGTTGCCGCATGATCCAAATAAATGAGTGATTGATTATGATTGCTCACGAATTTCACACCTTTCCTAGCTGCCTGCTCACAACAATGGCATACCTTAGTTTAATCTTTCAAAAGCAAGATTACAACTAAGGTATGCCATTGTTTGGTATAGTCTATGCCATGTATTGAAGCAATTCTAGCAAACGTTCCAAATCCTGTTTACTATAGTATTGTAGCTCAATTTTACCTTTATCTTTTTGCTGTTTAATTTTCACTGTCGTTTTAAATCGTTCACGAAGCGACTCCTCTAAATGATCAATATATGGATCACGTTTTTTCTGACTCGGCTTGGCTGTATCTTCCGGCTGTTTTGAATCAAGCTTCTGAATCGCCTCTTCAAGCTCGCGGACACTCCACTCTTGAGAAACGGTAAGATCTGCTAATTCCTTTTGCACCTTATCATCTTTAATGCCGACCAACGCTCTTGCGTGACCCATAGAAATTGTTCCACGTGAAACATTATCTTTTATTTCAGTTGGCAACGAAAGCAACCGAACGAAGTTGGCAATATGAGAACGTGACTTTCCGACCTTCATGGACAACTCTTCTTGCGTAAGCTTGAACTTATCGATAAGCGCCTGATAAGCAATTGCAACTTCAATTGCATTCAAATCCTCGCGCTGTAGGTTCTCTATTAAAGCAATCTCCATAACCTGTTGATCAGTAAACGATCTTACAACAGCAGGTATTGTTGCATTTCCACAATATTGCGAAGCGCGGAAGCGTCTCTCACCTGCTATAATTTCGTAACCCTTCAATACAGTACGAACAATAATAGGTTGAATGATGCCATGCTGCTTAATGGATTCTGCTAATTCTTTAATCGAATCCTCATCAAATGTTTTCCTAGGTTGATACGGATTTGGCCTTAGTTGGGATAAGGTAATTTCAATCACTTTATCATCGTCATTCACAGAAAGCGATGGGATAAGCGCATCCAGCCCTCTACCTAGCCGCTTGCTCATACATAATCACTTCCTTTGCGAGTTCAAGATAAACTTCTGCACCTTTAGAACGCGGGTCGTATGTGATAATAGCTTGTCCATGTGATGGCGCTTCACTTAAACGTACATTACGTGGAATAATCGTTTGGTACACTTTTTGCTGGAAATACTTTTTCACTTCTTCAATAACTTGAATTCCCAAATTCGTTCTCGCATCAAGCATGGTCAGAAGAACACCCTCAATTTGAAGCGATGTATTTAAATGCTTTTGAACGAGTCGAACCGTATTAAGCAATTGACTCAAACCTTCAAGAGCATAATATTCGCACTGAATAGGAATAAGAACAGAGTCAGCTGCGGTTAACGAATTTATCGTTAATATCCCAAGTGACGGAGGACAATCAATAAGGACATAATCGAAATCATCCTTAACCATATGCAAAGACTTTTTCAAACGCAGCTCTCTTGATATCGTCGGCACTAATTCGATTTCGGCACCAGCCAATTGAATCGTTGCTGGAATGATCTTCAGACCTGGAACAGCCGTCTCGAACATTGCATCCTTTGGATGGACTTCATTAATAAGCACATCGTAAATACAATTCGTTACGTCCCCTTTGTTAATACCGAGACCACTTGTTGTATTCCCTTGTGGATCAATATCAACTAGCAGCACTTTTTTACCAAGTGATGCAAGACAGGCAGCTAAATTGACAGACGTTGTCGTTTTTCCGACACCGCCCTTCTGGTTGGCTATTGCAATTATCTTCGACAAAACCGGCTCACCTCTATGTGTACAACTTTTATGTGCTATTTTCTTAAGATCCATTAACGTATAAATGCTAATAACTTAAAACTAGTTAATTAACATGAACCATACATGTGCAGCTCATTTAATAAAAAACTAGCTACAAATGGCATCGCCGCCCTCAGTGAGGGCGGCACAAATAAGCATTAAATTATACTATTTTAAGATATAACTTTATCTTTTAGGGATCTGGATCGTTATTTCATAATGATCTTCATGATCCTTTTCATTCGTCTTAATTTGCAATCCAGAACCAGAAACCATTTCAATGGATTGTCTGATTGTATTAAGGGCCAGACGTACGTCCTTAGTAAAAGAAATACGTTTCGCTTTCTTGAGTTTGGTTGACTCTTTTAGGAAAGCGATTCTAACCTCAGTCTGCTTAACATTCAAATCTTTAGTTATAATTTCATCTAATACTTTAAGCTGTAATTCTTCATTATCGAGCGACAACAAAGCCCTTGCATGTCGTTCCGTAATTTTCCGTTCCATTAAAGCCATCTTAATCGTATCATTCAACATTAACAATCTTAATTTATTGGCAATCGTCGATTGACTTTTCCCTAGACGCTGAGCCAAGCTTTCCTGTGTTAATTGATGAAGCTCGATTAATTTTTGATAGGCTATCGCTTCCTCAATTGCCGATAAACCTTCTCTTTGAAGATTCTCAATTAAAGCAATGGAAGCTGTTTGTGAATCGTTGAATTCACGAACAATACCAGGGATCGTATCGTAACCAAGCTTAGTAACAGCACGCCAGCGACGTTCCCCTGCTATGATTTCATATCTTCCATTACGCATACGAACAACGATAGGCTGAATAACACCATGCGTTTTTATCGTTTGACATAATTCTTCAATTCGGTCATCATCAAAAATCGTCCGCGGCTGAAATGGGCTTGCGTCGATTTCTTGAATCGGTATTTGCCGAACTTCTTCTTGCGGTATGCGCTGCTCGGACAGGCCGAACAATCGAGAAAATTGTTCTTTCATATCGATAATTACCACCCGATCATGAGATAAACCTTGTTTCTAATCACTTCAAAAGAAACCATATCCCCCATCGCAGTAATGGGAAGCATGCGTTTCATACAAAATGTCAGCATCAACACTAGTAAACTAGGAAAATGTCTCCATTCTATTAAAAAGCAATTACAAGGTTTTTGCAATAAATACGCTTCAGCAGTAAGATTGGTTCATTGCCAATTGGATTATTTCGGTTACTAGAACCTCTCTCAGGTAATAATCGTCAACTGCACGGCGAACATCCATAACAAATTTCATTCGGAAATGATAGGAGAGGCTTCAGTTAAAATATAATCAGGTATGGCTGTAAAGCTTGATACGATGCTTATATTTGCCCGTGATACGAACTTCAATATGTCTTATGAAGACGTTTATTGGTTCGTCTATGTAACGGTATCGTCCAGTCTCTTCATCTACTATAATAATTCGACTATCACTGGACGATCTCCTGCTTGACATCATTTTAGAACAAATAATTGTTATAAGAAAATGGAAGTTCTTTTCCCCAAGTAACCATTTGCAAAATGTTTCACGTGGAACATTAGATGCCAGCTACACAAGTGGCTGTTTTAGTGGAGTGCCTGCTTTTCTAGGGTATTTACGCGGAGTAGCATCTAGCTTCTCTATTAAAATAATATGTCGCTCTGATTGTTCGTTTGGAAGCGATAACTGATGCTGTGATTTAATTTTTCCTTTGAGTTCTCTTAGGCTTAAAGCTGCCTCCCGAACTTCTTCATCCGATTGCGAGCCTTTCATTGCAGCAAACAATCCACCTTTTTTTACGAAGGGCAAACAAAATTCATTTAATACATTTAATCTCGCAACTGCCCTTGCCGTTACTAAATCATACTTGTCACGGTGGTCTGGCAATTGTGCAATATCTTCAGCCCGGCCATGCAAACATAAAACCTGATCTAAACCAAGCTGCTCTGTCAGATGCGTTAGGAATTGTATTCTTTTATTCAAAGAATCAACAATCATGATTTGCAAATGAGGAAAACAAATTTTCAAAGGAATACTAGGAAAACCCGCTCCGGAACCTATATCAGCAAGCTTGCGAACACTGTCCATCTTCGTATAAAAAGAAAGCGATACGGAATCATAAAAATGTTTCTCGTATACAGCATCACGTTCGGTAATGCCGGTCAAATTCATTTTCTCATTCCACTCAACGAGCAGGCGATAATAAGTTTCGAACTGTTCAAGCTGAACGGGAGAAAGCGGAATACCGCTCTCCTCCATTCGTTTTGTAAACCATTTTAATGTTTCGTCCATATTATGATCCTCTCGCTGCAGTAACACGGTTGTAATGTTCCAAGTAAACAAGCAGTATGGAAATATCAGCTGGTGTAACGCCGGCAATCCTTGAAGCTTGACCAATAGATAGCGGTCTGATAACAGAAAGCTTTTGCTTCGCTTCAGATGCTAAGCTGCGAACATCACTATAATCAATGTCATCAGGAATACGTTTTTTCTCCATTTTGTTCAAACGTGCTACTTGTACAAGCTGTTTCTCAATATAACCTGCATATTTAATTTGAATTTCAACCTGTTCCTTCATTTCCTCTGTCATTTCTGGAACGGAAGGTACAACCGTTTCTAGCATCGCATAAGTAACTTCCGGTCGACGAAGCAACGATAACGCATCAGTACCATGCTCCATGGGAGCTGTACCCGCTGCTATCAGCATTTCATTTGCTTGATCAGGTTTTACTTTGGTCCCGCGTAGACGTTCAATATCAATTTCAACCAATTCTTTTTTACGCAAAAATTTATTGTAACGTTCTTCCGAAATAAGACCGATTTCGTAGCCAGTTGGCGTTAGACGATAATCTGCATTGTCATGGCGAAGCAGCAATCGATATTCCGCTCTTGAAGTGAGCAAACGATAAGGATCGTTCGTCCCCTTCGTAACAAGATCGTCGATCATTACACCGATATAGCCATCTGCACGACCAATAATAATTGGTTCTTTCCCTTGTACCTTGCGTGCAGCATTAATGCCAGCCATAACGCCTTGTCCCGCAGCTTCCTCATAACCAGAAGTTCCGTTTATTTGTCCAGCTGTGAATAAACCATCAATCACCTTTGTCTCCAAAGATGGCCACAGCTGTGTAGGAACTACCGCATCATATTCGATCGCATAACCGTTACGCATCATCTCAACTTTTTCCAAACCTGGTATAGAACGTAAAATACCAAGCTGTACATCTTCCGGCATACTTGTGGAGAGACCTTGTACATAATACTCAGAGGTATTTTTACCTTCTGGCTCTAAGAAGATTTGGTGTTTTGGCTTATCAGCAAAACGGACGATTTTATCTTCAATAGAAGGACAATATCTTGGACCCGTTCCCTCAATCGCACCTGAGAACATTGGCGCACGATGAAGATTGTCATTGATAATTTTGTGCGTCGCTTCAGATGTATATGTTAACCAGCAAGGCAATTGCTCGTTTGTTGAAGATTCCGTCTCATGCGAGAAAAACTTCGGTTTATCGTCGCCAGGTTGAATTTCTGTTTTCGAAAAATCAATCGTATCTTTGTGAACACGCGGAGGCGTACCTGTCTTGAAACGTACAAGCTCCAAACCATGCTCCTTCAAGCTTGCCGAAAGTCTGACTGACGGCTGTTGATTATTTGGTCCGCTCTCATACATCAGCTCGCCCATAATTATTTTGCCGCGCAAATAGGTGCCCGTTGTAACAACAGTAGTCTTTGCACGATACTCAGCGCCTGTTTTTGTAACGATTCCTAAGCATTTTCCATCCTCAACAATAAGCTCTTCAGCCATACCTTGTCTCAGAGTCAAATGAGGTGTTTCTTCAATTGTCTTTTTCATTAAATGCTGATAATCAAACTTGTCAGCTTGCGCACGCAGTGCGTGCACCGCTGGACCTTTACCTGTATTAAGCATCCTCATTTGAATGAACGTTTTATCGATATTACGTCCCATCTCACCGCCGAGCGCATCAATTTCGCGCACCACATGGCCTTTTGCAGGTCCGCCGATAGATGGATTACATGGCATAAAAGCAACCATGTCTAGATTTATTGTAAGCAGCAGCGTTTCGCAGCCCATACGTGCAGCCGCAA from Paenibacillus sp. FSL K6-3182 carries:
- the noc gene encoding nucleoid occlusion protein gives rise to the protein MKEQFSRLFGLSEQRIPQEEVRQIPIQEIDASPFQPRTIFDDDRIEELCQTIKTHGVIQPIVVRMRNGRYEIIAGERRWRAVTKLGYDTIPGIVREFNDSQTASIALIENLQREGLSAIEEAIAYQKLIELHQLTQESLAQRLGKSQSTIANKLRLLMLNDTIKMALMERKITERHARALLSLDNEELQLKVLDEIITKDLNVKQTEVRIAFLKESTKLKKAKRISFTKDVRLALNTIRQSIEMVSGSGLQIKTNEKDHEDHYEITIQIPKR
- the mnmG gene encoding tRNA uridine-5-carboxymethylaminomethyl(34) synthesis enzyme MnmG, with product MRYIAGEYDVIVIGAGHAGCEAALAAARMGCETLLLTINLDMVAFMPCNPSIGGPAKGHVVREIDALGGEMGRNIDKTFIQMRMLNTGKGPAVHALRAQADKFDYQHLMKKTIEETPHLTLRQGMAEELIVEDGKCLGIVTKTGAEYRAKTTVVTTGTYLRGKIIMGELMYESGPNNQQPSVRLSASLKEHGLELVRFKTGTPPRVHKDTIDFSKTEIQPGDDKPKFFSHETESSTNEQLPCWLTYTSEATHKIINDNLHRAPMFSGAIEGTGPRYCPSIEDKIVRFADKPKHQIFLEPEGKNTSEYYVQGLSTSMPEDVQLGILRSIPGLEKVEMMRNGYAIEYDAVVPTQLWPSLETKVIDGLFTAGQINGTSGYEEAAGQGVMAGINAARKVQGKEPIIIGRADGYIGVMIDDLVTKGTNDPYRLLTSRAEYRLLLRHDNADYRLTPTGYEIGLISEERYNKFLRKKELVEIDIERLRGTKVKPDQANEMLIAAGTAPMEHGTDALSLLRRPEVTYAMLETVVPSVPEMTEEMKEQVEIQIKYAGYIEKQLVQVARLNKMEKKRIPDDIDYSDVRSLASEAKQKLSVIRPLSIGQASRIAGVTPADISILLVYLEHYNRVTAARGS
- a CDS encoding DUF4446 family protein, translated to MEDWTSNPMNAVTVGIALFAIVLFIWIAVLGGRLKKLRKQYTAVMGNTGVTNMEDVIVELKQGLAEQQQANTELKAQLIEMQSTVTKQKGKVGVIRYNAFAEQGSDLSFSIAIINDEKDGAVFSGIHSRENTYVYAKPLEKGQSVYPLTPEEHKAILEAK
- a CDS encoding AAA family ATPase; amino-acid sequence: MSKIIAIANQKGGVGKTTTSVNLAACLASLGKKVLLVDIDPQGNTTSGLGINKGDVTNCIYDVLINEVHPKDAMFETAVPGLKIIPATIQLAGAEIELVPTISRELRLKKSLHMVKDDFDYVLIDCPPSLGILTINSLTAADSVLIPIQCEYYALEGLSQLLNTVRLVQKHLNTSLQIEGVLLTMLDARTNLGIQVIEEVKKYFQQKVYQTIIPRNVRLSEAPSHGQAIITYDPRSKGAEVYLELAKEVIMYEQAAR
- the rsmG gene encoding 16S rRNA (guanine(527)-N(7))-methyltransferase RsmG, with protein sequence MEESGIPLSPVQLEQFETYYRLLVEWNEKMNLTGITERDAVYEKHFYDSVSLSFYTKMDSVRKLADIGSGAGFPSIPLKICFPHLQIMIVDSLNKRIQFLTHLTEQLGLDQVLCLHGRAEDIAQLPDHRDKYDLVTARAVARLNVLNEFCLPFVKKGGLFAAMKGSQSDEEVREAALSLRELKGKIKSQHQLSLPNEQSERHIILIEKLDATPRKYPRKAGTPLKQPLV
- a CDS encoding ParB/RepB/Spo0J family partition protein, which codes for MSKRLGRGLDALIPSLSVNDDDKVIEITLSQLRPNPYQPRKTFDEDSIKELAESIKQHGIIQPIIVRTVLKGYEIIAGERRFRASQYCGNATIPAVVRSFTDQQVMEIALIENLQREDLNAIEVAIAYQALIDKFKLTQEELSMKVGKSRSHIANFVRLLSLPTEIKDNVSRGTISMGHARALVGIKDDKVQKELADLTVSQEWSVRELEEAIQKLDSKQPEDTAKPSQKKRDPYIDHLEESLRERFKTTVKIKQQKDKGKIELQYYSKQDLERLLELLQYMA
- the yyaC gene encoding spore protease YyaC; translated protein: MKLSFIKETPLKVPYTTANVIGMLVNRLTAMLEEMAAARPIVVVCVGTDRSTGDSLGPLIGTSLSKYRSPHFSLFGTLENPVHAMNLDDTLIEINRRFHKPFVIGIDACLGQVSSVGSIQVGVGPVRPGAGVNKDLPPVGDIHITGIVNVGGFMEYFVLQNTRLHLVMKMADIISLSLFTAIANNAHITTSVLEQTAASDNI
- a CDS encoding aminotransferase class V-fold PLP-dependent enzyme, which codes for MSNHNQSLIYLDHAATSWPKPPAVTEAVVNAMLNDAANPGRGSHAMAVRASRILFETRKQLAKLFNIKNPNDIAFTSNTTMSLNMAIKGWLKPGDHVIATSVEHNSVRRPLYYLEQTIGIEVTYVESDERGNINIDDVASAIRSNTTLAIVNHSSNLLGTIMPVADIAELTRKHGIKLLVDAAQSAGILPIDVRTMGIHMLAFPGHKGLLGPQGTGGLYIDPELDLVPLLHGGTGSQSEAVEQPQVRPDRYEAGTQNTPGLAGLKTGVQYVLNETVHNIHTKEWMLTQRLMQGLEPVKGVKILGPELGKQRTGIVAFNLEGVDPSELSFILDQHYQIAVRAGFHCTPLAHACAGTLETGAIRASVGVFTTNEEIDALTGAIREIAQQYGV